A region of the Paraburkholderia flava genome:
TGGCGGCACAAACACGGTTGCAACCGGCGAGGCGCACGCGTCCTATCTTCTGTTGCCGCTCGTACGGCACCAGAACTGAAAATGTTCCTGTCAGGCGATTACCAGGTTTCTGCGTTCGCTTCACCTCACTGTGACCGAACATTCCTTGTGGACTTCGAATCATCCTGGCCAACGTTTACACTCTTCCCGACGGCATAACTTAGGACTGGTTTCCGCAACGCATCTAAGTCGCGACAATGCTTTTAGGATCAACGGATAGCCTGCTCCACACCCGTTGCCACTATGCACTCAACCTCGCGGGTAAGAAGAGTCTTCGCAAAAGCAATGCTAACGCGTCACGTTCACCATCACGAAGCTGTCACAGTTGAAACCCGAAAGGCGCCAGAATCCGAACGATCTTTCTAAAAGACAGCTGTGATTTCGGATCACGAATAACAGAGGCGAAAGGATATTTTCATAAAATTATGGATAAGTTTTTATATTTTGTAGTTATCCTTATTATTATAATTAGTGTGTCCCTCGTCGTTTATGCATTACTTACCGGAGTACCGACACTTTCGTCCAGTAGAGCGGAGGTAAATGAGGTCATCGCTTTGCTTAAACGTGCAAGTCTTGTCAGGGAGGCCATGATTGTTGATTTGGGAAGTGGGTGGGGCGCGTTAGCCGTTGCGTTGGCGCAGGCATTTCCTGACGCATCTGTTGAAGGGATAGAAATAGCACTATTCCCTTATCTAATATCCCGGTTGAGAACGCATGGCTTGTCGAACGTGTCACTGAAATGGGGAAACTTCTTTCGTGACGACCTGCGTCGCGCTGATGCGATCGTCTGCTATCTGATGCCCACAGTCATGCCCAGTGTAGGTGAGCTGCTTGACCGGAATCTGAAGCCAGGCACTTGCGTCGTTTCGAACACGTTCCTGTTCCGGGGGCGCAGGATTTCCGCCGCTCATCAAGCGGGCCTACGTGGCGTTGTCGCCCTGTATGTCTGGCCTGCTCGCCATCTGCTGGCAGACGGCTACGAATAATCGAAGACGCAACCACCAGCATCGACAGAAAGCTTGTGTAGCAACGTCAAATACTTCCGCTATGGCGGCACAAACACGATCGCGACCGGGGAGGCAAACGTGTCTTCAAGCATGCGGCATCACAATTGAAGTATCTCCACACCGCACGTGCCGGGTTTCCGTGTTTGCTTTGCCTCACTGTGTAAATCAGGCTCTTATAGCCTAAAAATTCCGGCCGCTCGCAACGCGTGCGAGCATCTCTCGCAAAGCCTTCTGCGATTTGCAAGTCTGCACGAACGCGCGAGAACTCTTGCCACCGGTCTGGATGCCAATGTGTGGATGACCGCTTACGTGGTATTAGTGTTGCTACCTATATCCGGGAATTTCGTCACTGCACCCGCGCAAAGAGCAAAGATATAAGGAGCAATCGCAAAAAATGACGCTGGAAAACGCTTCAGCGCCCTAGGACAATTAAATCTGGTTACGGCTAACCAAGTAAGGCTCAGCGGCCGTCAAGAGCGCCGTAACCAAAGCTAAATCGAAGCTTCGTAACCGAAATTAATCGGATCAACCCCACCGCCATCAGGAAAACCCCACCCCTTTTTCATTGACATCTAAACTATCAACAACTAAATTAAACCCGATATCCACGCAAGGAACGAGCATGCGCATCGTCTGTATCGGCGGCGGCCCGGCGGGGCTGTACTTCGGCCTGTTGATGAAAAGCCGCAATCCCGCGCACGAAGTCACGGTGGTCGAGCGCAACCGGCCTTACGACACGTTCGGCTGGGGTGTGGTCTTCTCGGACCAGACGCTCGGTAATCTGCACGGCGCCGATGCGCCGAGCGCCGAACGCATCCTCGATGCGTTCAATCACTGGGACGACATCGAAATCCATTTCCGTGGCCGGCGCATCCGCTCGTCGGGTCACGGGTTCTGCGGCATCGGCCGCAAACGTCTGCTGAATATCCTGCAGGAACGGTGCGAAGCGCTCGGCGTGAAGCTGGTGTTCGAAACCCAGGTCGTCGACGACGACGTCTACGACGCCGACCTGATCGTCGCGTGCGACGGCGCCAACAGCGCCATTCGCCAGAAATACGCGGCCACTTACCGCCCCGACGTCGATATGCGCGACTGCCGCTTCGTCTGGCTCGGCACACGCAAGCTCTTCGACGCATTCACGTTTGCGTTCGAAGAAACCGAATGGGGCTGGTTCCAGGCACACGCGTACCGCTTCGACGACGAGATGTCGACGTTCATCGTCGAAACGCCGGAGCATGTATGGCGTGCAGCCGGTCTCGACACGATGAGCAAGGAAGAAAGCATCGCGTTCTGCGAACGGCTTTTCGCGAAGTATCTGGACGATCAGCCGTTGCTGTCGAATGCCGCGCATCTGCGCGGCTCGTCGCAATGGATTCGCTTCCCGCGTGTGATCAACGGCGAATGGGTGCACTGGAAAGACAATCCGCGCGGCGGTAAAACGCCGGTCGTGCTGATGGGCGACGCGGCGCACACCGCGCATTTCTCGATCGGCTCGGGCACGAAGCTCGCGCTCGAAGATGCGATCGAACTCGCGAACAGCATGCGCGCACATCCCGACGACCTCGCCGCCTCGCTCGCGCACTACACCGAAGTACGCAGCGTCGACGTGCTGCGCATCCAGAACGCCGCGCGCAATTCCACTGAATGGTTCGAACACGTCGAGCGCTATACCGCACTCGAACCCGAGCAGTTTGCCTACTCGCTGCTCACGCGCTCGCAGCGCATCTCGCACGAAAATCTGCGCTCGCGCGATGCGCACTATCTGTCCGCATTCGAAGACTGGCTCGCCGCACGCTCGGGTGTCACGCACGCGCCCGAGCAACATTCGGTCCCGCCGATGTTCACGCCATTCACGCTGCGCGGCGTCACGTTGAAGAATCGCGTCGTCGTATCGCCGATGGCTCAATACTCGGCCGTCGACGGCGTGCCCGGCGACTATCACCTGATGCATCTCGGCGCGCGCGCAATGGGCGGCGCCGCGCTCGTGATGACGGAGATGACCTGCGTCTCGCCGGAAGCGCGCATCACGCCCGGCTGCCCCGGCATGTACACGGCGGAACAGCAGACGGCATGGCAGCGCATCGTCGATTTCGTGCACGCGAATAGTGACGCGAAGATCGGCATGCAGATCGGCCATGCGGGAGCTAAAGCGTCGACGCGCGTCAGCTGGGAAGGCATCGATCGTCCATTGCCCGACGGTAACTGGCCACTCGTGTCGGCATCGCAGCAGCAGTATCTCGACGGCGTGAGTCAATGGTCGAGCGAAGCGACCACGAACGATCTCGACCAGATCGAAGCGCAGTTCGTCCGCTCGACGGAAATGGCGGCAGCCGCCGGTTTCGACTGGCTCGAATTGCACTGCGCGCACGGCTATCTGCTGTCGAGTTTTCTGTCGCCGCTGACCAATCGACGCACCGACGCTTACGGCGGTTCCTTGCAGAACCGCTTGCGCTATCCACTGCGGATCTTCGCTGCGATCCGCGCAGTGTGGCCCGCCGACAAACCGATTTCCGTGCGTATTTCCGCGCACGACTGGGTCGACGGCGGCACGACGCCGGACGATGCCGTCGAGATTGCGCGTGCATTCAAGGCAGCGGGTGCGGACATGATCGACGTGTCGTCGGGTCAGGTCAGCAAGGAAGAAAAGCCCGTGTATGGCCGGATGTTCCAGACGCCGTTCGCCGATCGCATCCGCAACGAAGCGGGCATCGCGACGATCGCGGTCGGTGCGATTTCGGAAGCGGACCACGTGAACAGCATCATCGCGGCGGGTCGTGCGGATCTGTGCGCGGTCGCGCGGCCGCATCTCGCGAATCCGTCATGGACGCTCAACGAGGCCGCAAAAATAGGCTATTTCGACGTGATGTGGCCGAAGCAGTACACGGCCGCGAAGTCGCAACTCGAACGCAACTACGAACGCGAACGCGCAATCGCACTGGAAAGCGCGCGTCTGTCGCCGCTCGAAATCGCGCAACGCGCGGAAGGCACAGT
Encoded here:
- a CDS encoding methyltransferase, coding for MDKFLYFVVILIIIISVSLVVYALLTGVPTLSSSRAEVNEVIALLKRASLVREAMIVDLGSGWGALAVALAQAFPDASVEGIEIALFPYLISRLRTHGLSNVSLKWGNFFRDDLRRADAIVCYLMPTVMPSVGELLDRNLKPGTCVVSNTFLFRGRRISAAHQAGLRGVVALYVWPARHLLADGYE
- a CDS encoding bifunctional salicylyl-CoA 5-hydroxylase/oxidoreductase; the encoded protein is MRIVCIGGGPAGLYFGLLMKSRNPAHEVTVVERNRPYDTFGWGVVFSDQTLGNLHGADAPSAERILDAFNHWDDIEIHFRGRRIRSSGHGFCGIGRKRLLNILQERCEALGVKLVFETQVVDDDVYDADLIVACDGANSAIRQKYAATYRPDVDMRDCRFVWLGTRKLFDAFTFAFEETEWGWFQAHAYRFDDEMSTFIVETPEHVWRAAGLDTMSKEESIAFCERLFAKYLDDQPLLSNAAHLRGSSQWIRFPRVINGEWVHWKDNPRGGKTPVVLMGDAAHTAHFSIGSGTKLALEDAIELANSMRAHPDDLAASLAHYTEVRSVDVLRIQNAARNSTEWFEHVERYTALEPEQFAYSLLTRSQRISHENLRSRDAHYLSAFEDWLAARSGVTHAPEQHSVPPMFTPFTLRGVTLKNRVVVSPMAQYSAVDGVPGDYHLMHLGARAMGGAALVMTEMTCVSPEARITPGCPGMYTAEQQTAWQRIVDFVHANSDAKIGMQIGHAGAKASTRVSWEGIDRPLPDGNWPLVSASQQQYLDGVSQWSSEATTNDLDQIEAQFVRSTEMAAAAGFDWLELHCAHGYLLSSFLSPLTNRRTDAYGGSLQNRLRYPLRIFAAIRAVWPADKPISVRISAHDWVDGGTTPDDAVEIARAFKAAGADMIDVSSGQVSKEEKPVYGRMFQTPFADRIRNEAGIATIAVGAISEADHVNSIIAAGRADLCAVARPHLANPSWTLNEAAKIGYFDVMWPKQYTAAKSQLERNYERERAIALESARLSPLEIAQRAEGTV